Proteins found in one Legionella pneumophila subsp. pascullei genomic segment:
- the alr gene encoding alanine racemase, with protein MSRPTRLVIEPSALLHNLSQIKHLAQGKKVIAMVKANAYGCGVREVAPVLDGRIEAFGVACLEEALAIRALGVETPCILFQGVFSSDELLVAVENNFACVLHHPQQLEWLINTPLPQPIKVWVKVNTGMHRLGFKIHELQTVMDALQTCIWVDKNIGLMTHLACADEPHRPENRQQISLFQEISIPGFHQRSIANSAAIISFPDSQADVVRPGIMLYGVSPFANQNARDLGLIPVMRFMSAISAIHDNPSFAQVGYGGTWKSDKPSRIGIVAAGYGDGYPRHISEKTPVWVRGREVCVVGRVSMDMLTIDLTEHPDIEIGDAVELWGTHVLVERIAKSAGTVGYELLCQISERVRYK; from the coding sequence GTGTCAAGACCTACACGTTTAGTGATAGAGCCCAGTGCTTTATTGCATAATTTATCTCAAATAAAGCATTTGGCTCAAGGCAAAAAAGTTATTGCTATGGTAAAGGCCAATGCCTACGGATGTGGCGTCAGGGAAGTTGCTCCTGTTCTTGATGGGCGTATTGAGGCTTTTGGAGTAGCTTGTCTTGAGGAGGCCCTTGCTATTCGAGCTTTAGGCGTTGAAACCCCGTGCATTCTCTTTCAGGGAGTATTTAGCTCCGATGAGTTGTTAGTAGCCGTTGAGAACAATTTCGCCTGTGTTCTTCATCACCCACAGCAGCTCGAGTGGCTAATCAATACTCCGTTGCCTCAACCGATAAAAGTATGGGTTAAGGTAAATACGGGCATGCACAGACTTGGATTTAAAATCCATGAATTGCAAACAGTCATGGATGCATTACAAACTTGTATTTGGGTTGATAAAAACATAGGGTTAATGACTCATTTGGCTTGTGCAGATGAGCCCCACCGCCCTGAGAATCGTCAACAGATCTCTTTGTTTCAAGAGATATCCATACCTGGATTTCACCAACGCAGTATCGCTAATTCGGCCGCGATTATTTCATTCCCTGATTCCCAGGCTGATGTGGTGAGGCCAGGGATTATGTTGTATGGCGTTTCCCCATTTGCCAATCAAAATGCTCGGGATTTAGGTTTAATCCCTGTTATGCGTTTTATGTCAGCTATCAGCGCGATTCATGATAACCCATCTTTTGCTCAGGTTGGCTATGGTGGAACTTGGAAAAGCGATAAACCTTCAAGAATCGGTATTGTTGCAGCAGGTTATGGTGATGGGTACCCAAGACATATTTCCGAAAAAACGCCGGTTTGGGTGAGGGGGAGGGAAGTGTGTGTTGTTGGCCGGGTTTCTATGGATATGCTGACTATCGATTTGACAGAGCATCCTGATATTGAGATCGGCGATGCGGTTGAGCTTTGGGGGACACATGTTTTAGTGGAGCGTATTGCCAAATCAGCAGGTACAGTTGGATACGAATTATTATGTCAAATTTCGGAGAGAGTCCGTTACAAATAA
- a CDS encoding RT0821/Lpp0805 family surface protein, translated as MKKLIVASLSLSFMLGGCASMNKEGVGTITGGVVGGLLGSQFGGGSGKVAAAGAGALLGAYLGGQIGKTMDKVDRLEMQRALETAPTGKAVAWSNPDTGYRYTVQPTRTYYNAQQPCREYITKAMIGGKTQQIYGKACRQADGSWRVVN; from the coding sequence ATGAAAAAATTGATTGTTGCATCATTATCCCTATCATTTATGCTAGGTGGCTGTGCCTCAATGAACAAAGAAGGTGTAGGTACAATTACAGGCGGTGTGGTAGGTGGATTACTTGGTAGCCAGTTTGGTGGTGGTTCAGGTAAGGTTGCAGCTGCAGGAGCAGGAGCATTATTAGGAGCTTACCTGGGTGGTCAAATTGGAAAAACAATGGATAAGGTAGACCGACTTGAAATGCAAAGAGCACTTGAAACAGCTCCAACAGGTAAAGCAGTTGCATGGTCAAATCCGGACACTGGATACCGTTATACTGTCCAGCCAACGAGAACGTATTATAACGCCCAACAACCTTGCCGTGAGTACATTACCAAAGCCATGATTGGTGGTAAAACCCAACAGATTTATGGTAAGGCCTGTCGTCAAGCTGATGGTTCCTGGCGTGTTGTGAATTGA
- a CDS encoding CBS domain-containing protein, giving the protein MAHLIHSVLPVPPRKIAYIHPDDSVKECIKQMVEKDIGALVVFDNDTNLIGIVSERDILRGYFHKNLSLETAKVSDVVYTNVTILSPHDSVEKAMQVITETKRRHVLIQEGSELLAILSIGDLLYHVLEDKLRVIEHLENYIHS; this is encoded by the coding sequence ATGGCTCACTTAATTCATAGCGTACTGCCGGTCCCACCAAGGAAAATCGCTTATATTCATCCTGATGATAGTGTCAAAGAATGTATTAAACAGATGGTTGAAAAAGATATAGGTGCTTTAGTCGTTTTCGATAATGATACCAACCTGATTGGTATAGTGAGTGAAAGAGACATACTTCGTGGTTATTTTCATAAGAATCTAAGTTTGGAAACTGCAAAAGTATCTGATGTTGTTTATACCAACGTCACGATCTTAAGTCCACATGATTCAGTAGAGAAAGCCATGCAAGTGATAACTGAAACGAAAAGAAGACATGTATTAATACAGGAAGGGAGTGAGTTATTAGCTATATTGTCCATAGGGGATTTGCTGTACCACGTATTGGAAGATAAATTGCGAGTGATAGAGCATTTGGAAAATTATATTCATTCCTGA
- a CDS encoding glutaredoxin family protein: protein MKTMKPMIRLTVLFLMLNFNLWAVNYSSPWYTEEKGKGLVINVELYLSSTCPHCHKADEFFKEIEKHYPWLHVQRYIIDKDKNALKRFGDLLTELNRYDFAVPSIFFCNSRWVGFASAQTTGKDLLNGINYCKEAIIKNGRLTPATESVLNRWGNANLFDANITGSPSSNTFIFAVALIDAISPCALFTIAAFFGLLFMIEKRKLQFISGSLFILTVAGVHYFQQVYPTLFFESLSWFRIPAALVGLFAFYFAGQYYKKRSIQPLFIVLAFLLAFTVPMFQQTCLMNWSYVFEQWLHNQNLSGVQMALYQFAYQLIYILPLIILMFLYWVLMKIRFFEKLKAKLPTIGFLYILAIALLLIIYPYALSNLALSLFLIVSLGISGLLLNWFNASKMT from the coding sequence ATGAAAACCATGAAGCCAATGATTCGATTGACGGTGTTATTTCTGATGCTCAATTTTAATTTATGGGCAGTAAATTACTCATCTCCCTGGTATACAGAAGAAAAAGGTAAAGGGCTTGTAATTAATGTGGAGTTATATCTTTCTTCTACTTGTCCTCATTGTCATAAGGCCGATGAATTTTTCAAAGAAATTGAAAAACATTATCCCTGGCTGCATGTACAGCGTTATATTATTGATAAAGATAAAAACGCTTTGAAACGTTTTGGCGATTTATTGACAGAGCTTAACCGATATGATTTTGCGGTTCCATCTATATTTTTTTGTAATTCTCGTTGGGTAGGGTTTGCCTCTGCACAGACAACCGGAAAGGATCTGCTCAATGGCATAAATTATTGTAAAGAAGCAATCATTAAAAATGGAAGATTGACTCCTGCGACCGAGAGTGTTTTAAACAGATGGGGAAATGCTAACTTGTTTGATGCGAATATCACAGGAAGCCCTTCCTCAAATACATTTATTTTTGCTGTAGCCTTAATCGATGCGATCAGTCCATGTGCTTTATTTACTATTGCTGCATTTTTTGGTCTTTTATTTATGATAGAAAAGCGAAAACTGCAATTTATTAGCGGTTCCCTATTTATTTTAACCGTTGCTGGTGTTCATTATTTTCAACAAGTTTATCCTACCCTGTTTTTTGAGTCGCTTTCATGGTTTCGTATTCCGGCTGCATTGGTAGGGCTTTTTGCTTTTTACTTCGCTGGTCAATATTATAAAAAACGTTCTATCCAACCATTATTTATTGTTTTGGCCTTTTTATTGGCATTTACAGTTCCAATGTTTCAACAAACCTGTTTGATGAATTGGTCTTATGTTTTTGAACAATGGCTACATAACCAAAATCTATCAGGAGTACAGATGGCGTTATATCAATTTGCTTATCAACTTATCTATATCCTTCCTTTAATTATCCTGATGTTCCTCTATTGGGTTCTAATGAAAATTCGTTTTTTCGAAAAATTGAAGGCAAAATTACCTACTATAGGTTTCTTATATATTTTAGCTATCGCACTCTTGTTAATCATTTATCCCTATGCCCTGTCTAATTTGGCATTATCATTGTTTTTAATTGTTTCGTTAGGTATTTCTGGTTTGTTACTGAATTGGTTTAATGCTTCTAAAATGACATGA
- a CDS encoding CDGSH iron-sulfur domain-containing protein — protein MDDNNSEYKHLFPIVVEVAEGKTYKWCGCGKSKTQPFCDKENCGDKAVSFIADLTEEVCFCNCKQTKNPPFCDGSHAKVLLEVVKNRQNK, from the coding sequence ATGGATGATAATAATTCAGAATATAAGCATTTATTTCCGATTGTTGTGGAAGTAGCGGAAGGAAAGACTTACAAATGGTGTGGTTGTGGCAAAAGCAAAACTCAACCTTTCTGTGATAAAGAGAATTGTGGAGATAAAGCGGTCTCTTTCATAGCAGATTTGACTGAAGAGGTTTGTTTTTGCAATTGCAAACAAACCAAAAACCCTCCTTTTTGTGATGGATCGCATGCAAAGGTTTTGCTTGAAGTGGTTAAAAACAGGCAAAATAAATGA
- a CDS encoding GGDEF domain-containing protein — protein MIDHELKKKIVNTISQYEHKCDKMQSQINTLRSVINQLIINPIGINYELDDRLSQLRNYLDTEFEPAVIEKKVKRLAEMLSKIQKKKMENSRLVNGLIKQGVESIGRIANKSQDKRAVTKLQKMLDTEMESHAILVHFNQVLTQCVSSVIKELEELPQITNVDSSKKKFQYEISLKVNDSLQQLLNHLSIPQDLDSKRGSIKTNLEHALTDEELSTIIDSLTELVVESFNVEQNRFKGFLQQLTNQLNDFDLYLRATDNTRKKASEDSRQLEFGIQDNLDQIKNHLDTSKTIEELSLKVSQNIKMIGDRLKEYRHNEEMREKEYAKQVSELQARLQESEQNAEEIKNLLSFQKYRINHDSLTGLPNRESYDEHILDSFQRWKRSSSVLSLAVCDIDHFKRINDNFGHLAGDKVLKKVAMIFKSSIRTVDFIARIGGEEFVFIFERTNSKEALGTLEKLRKLVEDCLFYYRDKKVDVTVSFGLTTVTEGDDIESLFMRADNAMYKAKNAGRNRIEVL, from the coding sequence ATGATAGATCATGAATTAAAGAAAAAAATTGTTAATACAATCAGCCAATATGAGCATAAATGTGACAAGATGCAAAGTCAAATTAATACGCTCAGAAGTGTAATTAATCAATTGATTATTAATCCTATTGGAATCAATTATGAGTTAGACGATCGCCTTTCACAATTAAGAAATTATTTGGATACTGAATTTGAACCCGCTGTCATAGAAAAAAAAGTGAAACGTTTGGCAGAAATGCTTTCTAAAATACAAAAGAAAAAAATGGAAAACTCTCGTTTGGTCAATGGACTAATCAAACAGGGGGTTGAATCGATTGGTCGTATTGCCAATAAATCTCAGGATAAGAGAGCCGTTACAAAATTACAAAAAATGCTGGATACCGAGATGGAAAGCCATGCCATTTTGGTTCATTTTAATCAAGTTTTAACTCAATGCGTTTCTTCCGTGATTAAGGAACTGGAGGAGTTGCCGCAAATTACAAATGTCGATAGCTCCAAAAAAAAATTTCAATATGAGATTAGTTTAAAAGTAAATGACAGCTTGCAACAATTACTTAACCATTTATCCATCCCTCAGGATTTGGACTCCAAGAGAGGAAGCATAAAAACGAATTTGGAACATGCACTCACTGATGAAGAGCTCAGTACCATTATTGACAGTTTGACGGAATTAGTCGTTGAGTCATTTAATGTTGAGCAAAACCGATTCAAAGGTTTTCTTCAACAGTTAACCAATCAGTTAAATGATTTCGATCTCTACTTAAGAGCAACAGATAATACTCGCAAGAAGGCCTCTGAAGACAGTCGGCAATTAGAATTCGGAATTCAGGATAACCTCGATCAAATCAAAAACCATCTTGATACCTCGAAAACGATTGAAGAATTGTCCTTAAAGGTAAGTCAAAATATAAAAATGATTGGTGATCGCTTAAAAGAGTATCGGCATAATGAAGAAATGAGGGAGAAAGAGTATGCAAAACAAGTATCTGAGTTACAAGCAAGATTGCAGGAATCTGAGCAAAATGCTGAAGAAATAAAAAATTTGCTGTCTTTTCAGAAATACAGAATTAACCACGACAGTTTAACAGGCTTGCCGAACAGGGAATCTTATGATGAGCATATCCTGGATTCATTCCAGCGCTGGAAACGAAGTTCAAGCGTGTTATCTCTTGCTGTGTGTGATATCGATCATTTTAAACGTATTAATGATAATTTTGGCCATCTTGCAGGAGACAAAGTTCTTAAAAAGGTTGCTATGATTTTTAAATCGTCAATCAGGACTGTTGATTTTATCGCTCGAATAGGTGGTGAGGAATTTGTATTTATCTTTGAACGAACCAACAGTAAAGAAGCCCTGGGAACTTTGGAGAAATTACGTAAATTAGTTGAAGATTGTTTGTTTTATTATCGCGACAAAAAGGTAGATGTCACCGTTTCTTTTGGGTTAACTACGGTAACCGAAGGTGATGATATTGAATCTTTGTTTATGCGGGCAGACAATGCCATGTATAAAGCTAAAAATGCAGGAAGAAACAGGATTGAAGTACTATAG
- the lipA gene encoding lipoyl synthase translates to MSKLIDIPIVVESGQKYKTSQGVTAIKDGIKSSGQNHERLPKPKWLRIVNHTTPAYSQVKEQVQKHRLATVCEEAKCPNISECWSHGTATIMLMGAVCTRACRFCSVDTGNPHGWLDAQEPENTAETVALMNLDYVVLTSVNRDDLPDGGANHYAKTIRAIKKRSPRTKVEALTPDFQGSERDVAVLLDSGVDVFAQNVETVERLTHPVRDNRAGYQQTLNVLAFAKQYRPDVLTKTSLMLGLGETDEEIVQTMDDLRAHHVDILTLGQYLQPTKNHLPIARYVTPETFSELRQIGLKKGFFEVASGPLVRSSYRADRVFKRDNLGLDV, encoded by the coding sequence ATGAGCAAATTGATCGATATTCCAATCGTTGTGGAAAGTGGACAAAAATATAAGACATCTCAGGGTGTGACAGCTATTAAAGATGGAATAAAATCATCAGGTCAAAATCATGAACGACTGCCAAAACCAAAATGGCTACGCATAGTCAATCATACAACTCCAGCTTATAGCCAGGTTAAAGAGCAAGTGCAAAAACATCGCTTGGCAACAGTTTGTGAAGAAGCGAAATGCCCAAATATCTCAGAATGTTGGTCTCATGGGACTGCGACTATCATGTTAATGGGGGCAGTATGTACCCGGGCTTGCCGATTTTGTTCTGTGGATACAGGAAATCCACATGGCTGGCTCGATGCGCAAGAACCCGAGAATACCGCGGAAACTGTTGCCTTAATGAACCTGGATTATGTGGTTTTAACTTCAGTTAATCGGGATGATTTACCTGATGGAGGGGCGAATCATTATGCCAAAACCATTAGAGCAATCAAAAAACGTTCTCCCCGAACTAAAGTCGAGGCGTTAACACCGGATTTTCAAGGCAGTGAAAGAGATGTTGCTGTCTTGCTGGATAGCGGTGTTGATGTTTTTGCCCAAAACGTAGAAACTGTTGAGCGCTTGACTCACCCAGTAAGAGACAATCGAGCAGGCTATCAGCAAACCTTAAATGTTCTGGCTTTTGCCAAGCAATATCGACCTGATGTTCTCACCAAAACCAGTTTGATGTTGGGATTAGGTGAAACGGATGAGGAAATTGTACAAACCATGGATGATCTACGTGCCCATCATGTGGATATTTTGACTTTGGGTCAATATTTGCAACCGACTAAGAATCATTTACCTATAGCGCGTTATGTAACTCCTGAAACTTTTTCTGAATTAAGGCAAATTGGATTGAAAAAAGGCTTTTTTGAAGTGGCTTCTGGCCCACTGGTTCGATCAAGCTATAGGGCTGACCGAGTGTTCAAACGGGATAATTTGGGACTTGATGTTTGA
- a CDS encoding peptide MFS transporter — translation MKLISQAVKNYLPELSLRQKQTNNIIFITFWSQFSVYALNTILVLFLTRPLIAQGLGYSQAKAYAFIGVTQATGYLMPILGGYMADNIIGVRRSILLGSIMLACAYLLVMLSGYTISSLGDQLFIMAFAFIPATNSLLMGTASSMVSHIYSDDAIKAKSAMTYYYMAINVGALLATMIAPVLLESRYGPLSVLTLTFIGKSIAALNFAKRYSIYSNVIWGMDKSKFSNQGIVRLIAYIAAIYSLTLYAYTHVYIASTLIGAGCAIGILWFLIKTIMLKGETRSKQMIAVLLIIEAIVFFIIYNQMNSTLVLFAENNSDLSFLWFKISPAQYQMLNPLLILLIGSQLPRFYRFFSRFTIPYQFAAGTILSGIALLIMAFAAQNAINGLVDGNYIALTYILISIAELWVSAIGLSMIGLYCDGRAIAFAMGVWYLASSMSNAISGRIAGWVAIPENINSALESLPYYKNYYLIMGISALGLGILMYFLAYYLHKIMKKRGIELA, via the coding sequence GTGAAATTGATTTCTCAAGCAGTTAAAAATTATCTTCCAGAACTAAGTCTTCGTCAAAAACAAACCAATAATATTATTTTTATTACTTTTTGGAGCCAGTTTTCTGTCTATGCTCTGAATACAATTCTGGTTTTATTTTTAACTCGACCCTTGATCGCCCAGGGGTTGGGTTACAGTCAAGCCAAAGCCTACGCTTTCATTGGTGTAACTCAAGCCACAGGCTACCTGATGCCTATTTTAGGCGGGTATATGGCCGATAATATTATTGGTGTCAGAAGATCTATTCTCTTGGGCAGCATCATGCTGGCGTGTGCTTATTTACTGGTCATGTTAAGTGGGTACACAATTAGTTCTCTTGGGGATCAATTATTTATCATGGCTTTTGCTTTTATTCCTGCTACAAACTCCCTATTAATGGGAACAGCATCGAGTATGGTTTCTCACATTTATTCGGATGATGCCATCAAAGCCAAATCCGCTATGACTTATTATTATATGGCCATTAATGTGGGGGCACTGCTGGCAACCATGATCGCGCCAGTTCTCCTGGAAAGTCGTTATGGCCCACTTTCAGTACTCACCTTGACTTTTATTGGCAAATCCATCGCTGCCTTGAATTTTGCGAAACGTTACTCCATTTATAGTAATGTTATTTGGGGAATGGATAAATCCAAATTTTCCAATCAGGGTATAGTGCGACTCATTGCCTATATAGCAGCTATCTATTCTCTTACTTTATATGCCTATACTCATGTTTATATCGCCAGCACACTAATAGGCGCAGGATGTGCTATAGGAATTCTCTGGTTTTTAATTAAAACCATTATGCTTAAAGGCGAAACTCGCAGTAAACAAATGATCGCCGTATTGCTGATAATAGAAGCCATCGTATTTTTTATCATATACAATCAAATGAACAGTACTTTGGTATTATTTGCAGAAAACAATTCTGATCTGAGTTTTCTTTGGTTTAAAATTTCTCCTGCTCAATACCAAATGCTAAATCCTTTGCTCATTTTATTAATTGGAAGTCAACTCCCTCGTTTCTACAGGTTTTTTTCGCGTTTTACGATTCCCTATCAATTTGCCGCTGGCACGATTCTCTCTGGCATCGCCCTGCTGATTATGGCCTTTGCTGCCCAAAATGCAATCAATGGATTAGTGGATGGTAACTACATCGCTTTGACCTACATTTTAATCTCAATTGCCGAATTATGGGTCAGTGCGATCGGCCTTAGCATGATTGGCTTGTATTGTGATGGGCGTGCGATTGCCTTTGCTATGGGCGTATGGTACTTAGCCAGCTCCATGTCCAATGCTATTTCAGGACGAATTGCAGGTTGGGTCGCCATCCCAGAGAATATTAATTCTGCTCTTGAAAGTTTGCCTTATTATAAAAATTATTATTTGATTATGGGTATTAGTGCTTTGGGGCTTGGTATTCTGATGTATTTCCTGGCTTATTATTTACATAAGATCATGAAAAAACGGGGTATTGAGTTAGCGTAA
- a CDS encoding class I SAM-dependent methyltransferase produces the protein MSLKAMYNQIAENYATANRFGSISESHHVAIEQMRKFHLGLKPHYKILDLGVGNGSFLQKLHHLMPTADFTGIDVSSEMLKRASEALPLTTIEGSAAEANKFLPAHSQDLVLAHFINAYIPINVLFDEAKYLTRANGHFSLITTTYDSFPVAQQQLANFIAQDTILSRVVGHYYKSIVKNTTVAANLDELLLAFKQHQFNILDHQRIEIPITLNNIDELALFGIEGTWFLNTLSIRMLPKYFLIQRLKRLFSRIFTFPYHDTHIIDVVLAKK, from the coding sequence ATGTCCTTGAAGGCCATGTATAACCAAATCGCTGAAAATTACGCGACAGCTAATCGTTTTGGTTCAATTAGCGAAAGCCATCACGTTGCCATAGAACAGATGAGGAAATTTCATTTGGGGCTCAAGCCTCATTATAAAATCCTTGATCTGGGTGTTGGCAATGGATCTTTTTTGCAAAAATTACATCACTTAATGCCAACCGCTGATTTCACGGGCATTGATGTTTCATCAGAAATGTTAAAACGAGCAAGTGAAGCACTTCCTTTAACGACCATCGAAGGTAGCGCTGCAGAAGCCAACAAATTTTTGCCTGCACATAGCCAGGACTTGGTTCTGGCTCATTTTATTAATGCTTATATCCCCATTAATGTGCTCTTTGATGAAGCCAAATACTTAACGCGTGCCAACGGCCACTTTTCTCTAATCACAACAACCTACGATTCTTTTCCTGTAGCACAACAACAACTGGCTAACTTTATTGCTCAGGATACTATTTTAAGCAGAGTTGTTGGTCACTACTATAAATCCATAGTCAAAAATACGACCGTTGCTGCCAATCTCGACGAACTCTTGCTGGCATTTAAGCAACATCAATTTAATATTTTGGATCATCAACGTATTGAAATACCCATTACCCTTAATAACATTGATGAATTGGCACTGTTTGGAATAGAAGGCACCTGGTTTCTTAATACTCTATCAATACGTATGCTGCCAAAATATTTTTTAATTCAGCGTCTTAAACGGCTTTTCAGTAGGATATTTACTTTTCCCTACCATGACACTCATATTATTGATGTAGTTCTTGCCAAGAAGTGA
- a CDS encoding N-acetyl sugar amidotransferase has protein sequence MSKIYAPKPIDMADFQLPAEKLNAKYGLPNKVEFCKSCVISNQRPNSAVEYEHKKESKKNTIHFDEHGICDACRVAERKKSTINWEERDRQLRELCDRFRSKDGSYDCVVPGSGGKDSFYAAHILKYKYGMNPLTVTWAPHMYTPWGWKNFQSWIHAGFDNYLFTPNGKVHRLLTRLAVENLFHPFQPFMIGQKAYAPKMALLHKIKLVVYGENEAEYGNPIGDTESAKRDWKYFTAQDKSKIFLGGTSVQELKSDFGLNDNDLDAYLPADPQQIEEQQVEVHYLGYYLKWHPQSCYYYAVEHGGFEASPERTPGTYSKYNSIDDKIDDFHYYTTLTKFGIGRATYDASQEIRSGDITREEGVALVKRFDQEFPERFAEEIFKYLSINPKEFPIASQMFEQPIIDRAYFMALADTFRSPHLWKKEGKQWILRHQVTNYEKQTRDYLETV, from the coding sequence ATGAGCAAAATTTACGCACCAAAACCTATAGACATGGCAGATTTCCAGCTTCCAGCAGAGAAGCTTAATGCTAAATATGGGTTACCCAATAAGGTGGAATTTTGCAAAAGCTGTGTCATCTCAAATCAAAGACCTAATTCTGCTGTTGAATATGAGCATAAGAAAGAATCAAAAAAGAACACTATTCATTTTGATGAACATGGTATTTGTGATGCCTGTCGAGTTGCTGAACGTAAAAAATCAACTATTAATTGGGAAGAGAGAGACAGGCAATTGAGAGAGCTTTGCGATCGGTTTAGAAGCAAAGATGGTTCCTATGATTGCGTTGTTCCCGGTTCTGGAGGAAAGGACAGTTTTTATGCTGCTCACATTTTAAAGTATAAATACGGGATGAACCCCTTGACTGTGACTTGGGCTCCCCATATGTACACACCTTGGGGGTGGAAAAATTTTCAATCCTGGATACATGCTGGCTTTGATAACTATTTATTCACTCCCAACGGAAAAGTACACAGATTATTAACCAGACTGGCCGTTGAAAATTTATTCCATCCTTTTCAACCTTTTATGATTGGTCAAAAGGCTTATGCTCCCAAAATGGCTTTATTGCATAAAATTAAACTGGTTGTTTATGGAGAAAATGAAGCAGAATATGGTAATCCAATAGGGGATACTGAATCTGCGAAAAGAGACTGGAAATATTTTACCGCACAAGATAAAAGCAAAATCTTTTTAGGCGGTACTTCTGTACAAGAGCTAAAAAGTGATTTCGGTTTAAATGATAATGATTTGGATGCTTATTTACCCGCTGATCCACAACAAATTGAAGAGCAACAGGTAGAGGTTCATTACTTAGGATATTACCTGAAATGGCATCCACAAAGTTGTTATTATTATGCTGTGGAACATGGCGGTTTCGAAGCTTCTCCCGAACGAACTCCTGGAACTTACAGTAAATACAATAGTATTGATGACAAAATTGATGATTTTCATTACTACACCACTTTAACCAAGTTTGGTATAGGAAGAGCAACCTACGATGCTTCCCAGGAAATACGTTCTGGAGATATTACTCGTGAAGAGGGAGTTGCCTTGGTCAAACGTTTTGATCAAGAGTTTCCTGAGCGTTTTGCTGAAGAAATTTTTAAATACTTGAGTATTAATCCTAAAGAATTTCCAATTGCTTCTCAAATGTTTGAGCAGCCGATTATAGACAGAGCTTATTTTATGGCTTTGGCTGATACCTTCAGATCTCCTCATTTATGGAAAAAGGAAGGCAAGCAATGGATATTGAGACATCAAGTAACTAATTACGAAAAACAAACTAGAGATTATCTGGAGACAGTTTAA
- the wbuZ gene encoding glycosyl amidation-associated protein WbuZ gives MGNIRLIARLDIKGPNLIKGVHLEGLRVVGNPNEYAMSYYAQGADELIYMDTVASLYGRNNLSEIVKNTAENVFVPITVGGGIRSVDDVKQLLRCGADKVAVNTAATKNPALISDIARRFGSQCMVLSIEAKRDTNGRWEVMTDNGREHTGMDVVDWARNGEEFGAGEILLTSIDQEGTRKGFDLELVKQVSEAVSIPVIASGGMGCLDDLVDVVRSANADAVAMADVLHYKRLSLSEIRNYALAKGIHVRTI, from the coding sequence ATGGGTAATATCCGTTTAATTGCAAGACTTGATATCAAAGGTCCTAATCTAATTAAGGGAGTGCATTTAGAGGGTCTAAGGGTTGTCGGAAATCCCAATGAATATGCTATGTCATATTATGCACAAGGCGCTGATGAATTGATCTATATGGATACTGTTGCTTCCTTGTATGGGCGTAATAATTTGTCAGAAATTGTAAAAAATACGGCTGAAAATGTGTTTGTACCTATCACTGTTGGAGGAGGTATTCGCAGTGTCGATGATGTAAAGCAATTGTTGCGTTGTGGTGCAGACAAAGTGGCCGTTAATACCGCCGCAACCAAAAATCCTGCTCTCATATCTGACATCGCTAGAAGATTTGGCTCGCAATGTATGGTCTTATCAATCGAGGCTAAGCGAGATACAAATGGAAGATGGGAAGTCATGACAGATAATGGTCGTGAACACACGGGAATGGATGTTGTCGATTGGGCTCGTAATGGAGAGGAGTTTGGGGCTGGTGAAATTCTCCTCACTTCTATTGATCAGGAAGGCACTCGTAAAGGCTTTGATCTGGAATTAGTGAAACAAGTTTCTGAAGCGGTTTCAATTCCAGTGATTGCCAGTGGTGGAATGGGATGTTTGGACGATTTAGTTGATGTTGTTCGTAGTGCTAACGCTGATGCAGTTGCGATGGCGGATGTATTGCATTATAAGCGACTTAGTTTGTCAGAGATACGAAATTATGCATTGGCCAAAGGTATTCATGTGAGAACAATATGA